In one Flavobacteriales bacterium genomic region, the following are encoded:
- a CDS encoding isoaspartyl peptidase/L-asparaginase, with product MTLERMSTIALAVHGGAGTIARELMTPAREKAYRDALELALRRGHAVLAAGGAALDAVEAAVRALEDSPHFNAGRGSVFNADGQHEMDASLMSGADLRAGAVASVQNVKNPITLARRVMEKSNHVLISGLGAFEFAHKQKVELEDDQYFFDQFRYDQWKETVGTDVYRLDHSDKEKKFGTVGAVARDAQGHLAAATSTGGMTNKKWQRIGDSPIIGAGTYANDATCAVSCTGHGESFIRAVAAHDVHALMAYKGLSLAEAVRVVVHEKLPPLDGDGGLIAMDRNGSIVLDFNCSGMYRGQVGADGVFQTAIFR from the coding sequence ATGACCCTCGAACGAATGAGCACCATCGCCCTTGCCGTGCACGGCGGCGCAGGCACCATCGCCCGCGAATTGATGACCCCGGCCCGTGAGAAGGCCTACCGCGATGCGCTGGAGCTGGCGCTGCGGCGCGGTCATGCCGTGCTCGCCGCGGGCGGCGCCGCCCTCGATGCCGTGGAGGCCGCCGTGCGCGCACTGGAGGATTCGCCGCACTTCAATGCGGGGAGGGGCTCAGTCTTCAATGCCGACGGCCAGCACGAGATGGATGCCAGCCTGATGAGCGGCGCCGACCTGCGCGCCGGCGCCGTGGCCAGCGTGCAGAACGTGAAGAACCCGATCACGCTCGCGCGCCGCGTGATGGAGAAGAGCAACCATGTGCTCATCAGCGGGCTCGGCGCCTTCGAGTTCGCCCACAAGCAGAAGGTGGAGCTGGAGGACGACCAGTACTTCTTCGATCAGTTCCGCTACGACCAGTGGAAGGAGACCGTGGGCACCGACGTGTACAGGCTGGACCACAGCGACAAGGAGAAGAAGTTCGGCACCGTGGGCGCCGTGGCGCGCGATGCGCAGGGCCACCTCGCCGCCGCCACCAGCACCGGCGGCATGACCAACAAGAAGTGGCAGCGCATCGGCGACAGCCCCATCATCGGCGCGGGCACCTACGCCAACGATGCCACCTGCGCGGTGAGCTGCACCGGGCACGGGGAGAGCTTCATCCGCGCCGTGGCCGCGCACGATGTGCATGCGCTGATGGCCTACAAGGGGCTGTCGCTCGCCGAGGCCGTGCGGGTGGTGGTGCACGAGAAGCTGCCGCCCCTCGATGGCGATGGGGGCCTCATCGCCATGGACCGCAACGGAAGCATCGTGCTCGACTTCAACTGCTCGGGCATGTACCGCGGGCAGGTGGGCGCAGACGGGGTCTTCCAGACGGCCATCTTCCGCTAG
- a CDS encoding HAEPLYID family protein: protein MLVRCSACAGVLAALSAYAQDPVAPDGDALDSLYISEVEDAPGKPKLLHAEPLFIDLIRDLGARKGEREWNAGLGLTDNLGYDTYQMLVEYEFAPVDRLGLEIEVPVTLYAPQRNGREASRPPDRVESLKLAAQWTFLVAERAKASMALGYINELVLPDLGDRRADLITGNIFNPFVAAAKRWGDNLHTLVYTGPHIMQDRKAHRPHIRYDINTSLHYMITGTRNFVGVELNKSVEEGDFDMTIRPQMRVGIADNLLVGIVTGIPVERENQRFSTFVRLIWEPGHRHGTH from the coding sequence ATGCTCGTTCGATGTTCTGCTTGCGCCGGGGTGCTGGCCGCGCTCAGCGCATACGCGCAGGATCCGGTGGCCCCGGATGGCGACGCGCTCGACAGCCTCTACATCAGCGAAGTGGAGGACGCGCCGGGGAAGCCCAAGCTGCTGCACGCCGAGCCGCTCTTCATCGACCTGATCCGCGACCTGGGCGCGCGCAAGGGCGAGCGCGAATGGAATGCGGGCCTGGGACTCACGGACAACCTGGGCTACGACACCTACCAGATGCTGGTGGAGTACGAATTCGCGCCGGTGGACCGCCTGGGCCTTGAGATCGAGGTGCCCGTTACGCTGTATGCGCCGCAGCGCAACGGCCGGGAGGCGTCACGCCCGCCCGACCGCGTGGAGAGCCTGAAGCTGGCGGCGCAGTGGACCTTCCTCGTGGCGGAGCGGGCCAAGGCCTCGATGGCCCTCGGGTACATCAACGAACTGGTGCTGCCCGACCTCGGCGACCGGCGCGCCGACCTCATCACCGGCAACATCTTCAACCCCTTCGTGGCAGCCGCCAAGCGCTGGGGCGACAACCTCCACACCTTGGTGTACACCGGGCCGCACATCATGCAGGACCGCAAGGCCCATCGCCCCCACATCCGGTACGACATCAACACCAGCCTGCACTACATGATCACGGGCACGCGCAACTTCGTGGGCGTGGAGCTCAACAAGAGCGTGGAGGAGGGCGACTTCGACATGACGATACGCCCGCAGATGCGCGTGGGCATCGCGGACAACCTGCTCGTGGGCATCGTCACCGGCATCCCCGTAGAACGCGAGAACCAGCGCTTCAGCACCTTCGTACGCCTGATCTGGGAGCCGGGGCACCGCCACGGCACGCACTGA
- a CDS encoding DUF3817 domain-containing protein, whose amino-acid sequence MNDEPTIRRFRTVALAEGISFLLLLFIAMPLKYIAGMPLAVKYVGWAHGVLFVGYWVAAVPLFTKLKWDAERVVGLGLASVLPFGTFVLERKWLR is encoded by the coding sequence ATGAACGACGAGCCGACCATCCGCCGCTTCCGCACCGTGGCCCTCGCCGAGGGCATCAGCTTCCTGCTCCTGCTCTTCATCGCCATGCCCTTGAAGTACATAGCGGGCATGCCGCTGGCGGTGAAGTACGTGGGCTGGGCGCATGGCGTGCTCTTCGTGGGCTACTGGGTGGCGGCCGTACCGCTCTTCACCAAACTGAAGTGGGATGCCGAGCGCGTGGTCGGCCTGGGCCTGGCCTCCGTGCTCCCCTTCGGCACCTTCGTGCTGGAGCGCAAGTGGCTCCGGTGA
- a CDS encoding RES domain-containing protein, with product MLIADRLPVPQNYEGNGHWLFRAQGNSEAEPVFKHVERLSICPDYHAQHIAAGRCNRARQPLFYACNQYTSACLEALTRGFRDTPPNGVNVTCGQWGIREPLVLARIGYDHAALQKAMHIDPVRYQSMIEETQGQKDHVRQGFALSGAMDPEVALEMLEIFTSEFAKTRVESDGDYSLSILYADRVLNHSRTPDGGLFDGVVYPSVSSAYQELNVALHPRAMKKIGFRYAYMSTMAHFEEQNVVRPIPLDWQVVADTCGTLLWKKV from the coding sequence ATGCTTATAGCGGATAGGCTGCCGGTTCCTCAGAACTACGAGGGAAATGGTCACTGGCTCTTCCGTGCACAAGGCAATTCAGAAGCAGAGCCCGTTTTCAAGCATGTGGAACGACTATCAATTTGTCCTGACTATCATGCGCAGCACATCGCAGCGGGGAGGTGTAATAGAGCAAGGCAACCGTTGTTCTATGCGTGCAATCAGTACACATCCGCATGCTTGGAAGCTCTGACCCGAGGGTTTCGTGATACGCCTCCTAACGGAGTCAACGTAACCTGCGGACAGTGGGGCATAAGGGAGCCGCTTGTTTTGGCGAGGATTGGATATGATCATGCCGCACTGCAAAAGGCAATGCACATTGACCCGGTAAGATATCAGAGCATGATTGAGGAAACTCAGGGGCAGAAGGATCATGTGAGGCAAGGCTTCGCACTCAGCGGCGCGATGGACCCTGAGGTGGCATTGGAGATGCTTGAGATATTTACATCTGAGTTTGCCAAGACGAGAGTAGAGTCAGACGGTGACTACAGCCTTTCGATACTTTACGCAGATAGGGTATTGAACCATAGCCGAACTCCTGATGGCGGCTTGTTCGATGGAGTTGTTTACCCCAGTGTTAGCTCTGCATACCAAGAGCTCAACGTGGCCCTGCATCCGCGAGCAATGAAGAAGATCGGTTTCAGGTATGCGTACATGAGCACGATGGCCCACTTCGAAGAGCAGAACGTCGTGCGCCCAATACCGTTGGATTGGCAGGTTGTGGCCGACACATGCGGTACTCTCCTTTGGAAGAAAGTTTAG
- a CDS encoding serine hydrolase yields the protein MRYALLLPLALLLSGCTIGRFFVWNFADIRDHRKFPSRPLAAAAEPFRYAAAPQEKAPRYKVEDGKEIPFDTWLKDHRTVAFLVIRRDTIVYERYFKGYDTAQVHPSFSMAKSVVSMLIGTAIADGYIRDVQQPVTEFIPELKAHGFDKVTIEHVLQMTSGIDFTESYVNPFGTVAKFYYGRDLTKYTLKLKLKREPGTKWEYVSGDTQLLGLLLTRALRMKGDERTLTRYLSDRLWTPLGMEYASSWSIDRKKDGIEKAFCCINAPARDFAKLGSLYLKKGQWRGEQLVPRDWVETSIKPSREQGGAGFYRYQWWLPSAEGDFCAEGILGQYVYVDPQRELVMVRLGSGNAGLDWTQVFRSMAPAY from the coding sequence ATGCGCTACGCCCTGCTGCTCCCCCTGGCCCTGCTCCTCTCCGGCTGCACCATCGGCCGCTTCTTCGTCTGGAACTTCGCCGATATCCGCGACCACCGGAAATTCCCGTCGCGGCCCCTGGCCGCTGCGGCTGAGCCGTTCCGCTATGCGGCAGCGCCGCAGGAGAAGGCACCGCGGTACAAGGTGGAGGACGGCAAGGAGATCCCCTTCGACACCTGGCTGAAGGACCACCGCACCGTGGCCTTCCTTGTGATCCGACGCGACACCATCGTGTACGAGCGCTACTTCAAGGGCTACGACACCGCGCAGGTGCACCCCTCCTTCTCCATGGCCAAGAGCGTGGTGAGCATGCTCATCGGCACGGCCATCGCCGACGGCTACATCCGCGATGTGCAGCAGCCGGTCACCGAATTCATCCCCGAGCTGAAGGCGCACGGCTTCGACAAGGTCACCATCGAGCACGTGCTGCAGATGACCAGCGGCATCGACTTCACCGAGAGCTACGTGAACCCCTTCGGCACCGTGGCCAAGTTCTACTACGGCCGCGACCTCACGAAGTACACCCTGAAGCTGAAGCTGAAGCGCGAGCCTGGCACGAAGTGGGAGTATGTGAGCGGCGACACGCAGCTGCTCGGCCTGCTGCTCACGCGCGCCCTGCGCATGAAGGGCGATGAGCGCACGCTCACCCGATACCTCAGCGACCGGCTGTGGACGCCGCTGGGCATGGAGTACGCAAGCTCCTGGAGCATCGATCGGAAGAAGGATGGCATCGAGAAGGCCTTCTGCTGCATCAATGCCCCGGCCCGCGACTTCGCGAAGCTCGGCTCGCTCTACCTGAAGAAGGGCCAGTGGCGCGGGGAGCAGCTCGTGCCGCGCGACTGGGTGGAAACGAGCATCAAGCCGAGCAGGGAGCAAGGCGGTGCGGGCTTCTACCGCTACCAATGGTGGCTGCCCTCGGCGGAGGGCGACTTCTGCGCGGAGGGGATCCTGGGCCAGTACGTGTACGTGGACCCGCAGCGCGAGCTGGTGATGGTGCGCCTGGGCAGCGGCAATGCGGGCCTCGATTGGACGCAGGTGTTCCGGTCCATGGCGCCCGCCTACTGA
- the cphA gene encoding cyanophycin synthetase → MRILELKAMRGPNHWSVRRHHLIIMRLDIQDLEEKPTDKIPGFYERITTLLPSTYSHRCSEEHEGGFWERIKRGTWMGHVIEHIALEIQTLAGMETGFGRTRSTSERGVYNVVFSYIEEPVGLFAAKSAVRIAQALIDGTPYDLEADIQQMREIREESRLGPSTGSIVQEAVSRGIPYLRLNGQSLVQLGHGVHQKRIRATITSKTSNIGVEIACDKEETKQLLESYEIPVPKGRVVRTEEGLKDALEVVGYPCVIKPIGGNHGRGATIGIKRWEEAVPALAKAKEISRSVIVERYITGLDHRLLVINHQFVAAAKRTPACVIGDGKSTIAQLVAEVNKDPRRGFGHEKVLTQIDIDDATEKILAKLGMTVDSVPTKDEVVYLKATANLSTGGTATDVTEIVHPYNVFMAERISRIIDLDICGIDIMTDDITQPLTETGGAVLEVNAAPGFRMHLEPTEGIGRNVAEPVVDMLFPPGAPSRIPIIAITGTNGKTTTTRLTAHIMRSVNYKVGMTCSDGVYIMNRMLMKGDCTGPASAQFVLKDPLVDMAVLETARGGMLRSGLGFEHCDVGICTNVAADHLGLKDINTLEELAHVKSTVPRSVRKDGYAILNADDELVMAMRKQCDCRIALFSLDENNRLIRQHCKLGGLAAIYENGFITISKGEWKLRIEKAVNVPLTYGGKAVFNVQNILPAVLAAYTQGVKIEELRQALMTFVPSPAQTPGRLNLFQFRNFQVVVDYAHNPHGFEALGRFLSKVPDTPKIGVIAGVGDRRDEDTVNLGKLSARMFDEIIIRQDRNLRGKTDDEIIALLVKGIHEVDPNKPFKIMKKEEEAIRHAIGTAPKGAFVVLCSDVVPDALELVLKLKEQDEQVAFSKEDIPNRNKELVG, encoded by the coding sequence ATGCGCATCCTCGAGCTAAAGGCCATGCGTGGCCCCAACCATTGGTCCGTCCGCCGCCACCACCTCATCATCATGCGGCTCGACATCCAGGACCTGGAGGAGAAGCCCACCGACAAGATCCCCGGCTTCTACGAGCGCATCACCACGCTGCTTCCCAGCACGTACAGCCACCGTTGCAGCGAGGAGCACGAGGGCGGTTTCTGGGAACGCATCAAGCGCGGCACCTGGATGGGCCATGTGATCGAGCACATCGCCCTGGAGATCCAGACCCTGGCCGGCATGGAGACCGGGTTCGGTCGCACCCGCAGCACCAGCGAGCGCGGCGTGTACAACGTGGTCTTCAGCTACATCGAGGAGCCCGTGGGGTTGTTCGCGGCCAAGTCGGCCGTGCGCATCGCCCAGGCCCTGATCGATGGCACGCCCTACGACCTGGAGGCGGACATCCAGCAGATGCGCGAGATCCGCGAGGAGAGCCGACTGGGCCCCAGCACCGGCAGCATCGTGCAGGAGGCCGTGAGCCGCGGCATCCCCTACCTGCGCCTCAACGGTCAGAGCCTCGTGCAGCTGGGGCATGGCGTCCACCAGAAACGCATCCGCGCCACCATCACGAGCAAGACCAGCAACATCGGCGTGGAGATCGCCTGCGACAAGGAGGAGACCAAGCAGCTGCTGGAGAGCTACGAGATTCCCGTGCCCAAGGGCCGCGTGGTGCGCACCGAGGAAGGGCTGAAGGATGCCTTGGAAGTGGTGGGCTACCCCTGCGTCATCAAGCCCATCGGCGGCAACCACGGCCGTGGCGCCACCATCGGCATCAAGAGATGGGAGGAGGCCGTGCCCGCGCTGGCCAAGGCCAAGGAGATCAGCCGCAGCGTGATCGTGGAGCGCTACATCACCGGCCTCGACCATCGCCTGCTCGTGATCAACCACCAGTTCGTGGCCGCTGCCAAGCGCACGCCGGCCTGCGTCATCGGCGATGGAAAGAGCACCATCGCCCAGCTGGTGGCCGAAGTGAACAAGGACCCCCGCCGCGGCTTCGGCCATGAGAAGGTGCTCACGCAGATCGACATCGACGATGCCACCGAGAAGATCCTCGCCAAGCTGGGCATGACGGTGGACAGCGTGCCCACGAAGGACGAGGTGGTGTACCTGAAGGCCACCGCCAACCTCAGCACCGGCGGCACCGCCACGGATGTCACGGAGATCGTGCACCCCTACAACGTCTTCATGGCCGAGCGCATCTCGCGCATCATCGACCTCGACATCTGCGGCATCGACATCATGACGGACGACATCACGCAGCCGCTCACCGAGACCGGCGGCGCGGTGCTGGAGGTGAACGCCGCGCCCGGCTTCCGCATGCACCTGGAGCCCACCGAAGGCATCGGCCGCAACGTGGCCGAACCCGTGGTGGACATGCTCTTCCCGCCCGGCGCGCCCAGCCGCATCCCCATCATCGCCATCACCGGCACCAACGGCAAGACCACCACCACGCGCCTCACCGCCCACATCATGCGCAGCGTGAACTACAAGGTGGGCATGACGTGCAGCGACGGCGTGTACATCATGAACCGCATGCTGATGAAGGGCGATTGCACCGGCCCGGCCAGCGCGCAGTTCGTGCTGAAGGACCCGCTGGTGGACATGGCCGTGCTGGAAACGGCGCGCGGCGGCATGCTGCGCAGCGGCCTCGGCTTCGAGCATTGCGATGTGGGCATCTGCACCAACGTGGCCGCCGACCACCTCGGATTGAAGGACATCAACACCCTGGAGGAGCTGGCCCACGTGAAGAGCACCGTGCCGCGCAGTGTGCGCAAGGACGGCTACGCCATCCTCAACGCCGACGATGAGCTGGTGATGGCCATGCGCAAGCAGTGCGATTGCAGGATCGCCCTCTTCAGCCTCGACGAGAACAACCGCCTGATCCGCCAGCACTGCAAGCTCGGTGGACTGGCCGCCATCTACGAGAACGGCTTCATCACCATCAGCAAGGGCGAGTGGAAATTGCGCATCGAGAAGGCCGTGAACGTGCCGCTCACCTACGGCGGCAAGGCGGTGTTCAACGTCCAGAACATCCTCCCCGCCGTGCTCGCCGCCTACACGCAGGGCGTGAAGATCGAGGAGCTGCGCCAGGCCCTGATGACCTTCGTGCCTTCACCGGCGCAGACGCCCGGCCGCCTCAACCTCTTCCAGTTCCGCAACTTCCAGGTGGTGGTCGATTACGCCCACAACCCGCACGGCTTCGAGGCGCTGGGCCGCTTCCTCAGCAAGGTGCCCGACACGCCCAAGATCGGCGTCATCGCCGGCGTGGGCGACCGCCGCGACGAGGACACCGTGAACCTGGGCAAGCTCAGCGCCCGCATGTTCGACGAGATCATCATCCGTCAGGACCGCAACCTGCGCGGCAAGACCGACGATGAGATCATCGCGCTGCTGGTGAAGGGCATCCACGAGGTGGACCCCAACAAGCCCTTCAAGATCATGAAGAAGGAGGAGGAGGCCATCCGCCACGCCATCGGCACCGCGCCGAAAGGCGCCTTCGTGGTGCTCTGCAGCGACGTGGTGCCCGATGCCCTGGAGCTGGTGCTGAAGCTGAAGGAGCAGGACGAACAGGTGGCCTTCAGCAAGGAGGACATTCCCAATAGGAATAAGGAGTTGGTGGGGTGA
- a CDS encoding AI-2E family transporter, whose protein sequence is MPATDALLRYVLVLAAVALSVTVLHFGRDLLLLILASGLFAFLLLPFARRMERVMPRWVAALLATITLLAVVLGVFFVIGWQLARFGQELPALQERFAAKGDQLLGWIEARTELDRREQIAWFNAHVSEFANWGGKAALSLFSGTGAVLTVVAPIPFFVFLLLLLKDRFRTFFLRLGTTREGAVLDVMVRISGLSRKYLGGVLTVAAIFGALCSLGFLAIGLKYAVLLGFLLAILNVVPYVGALAGSLLPVFVALVTRDSALHAASALAVVLVVQFLDNNVITPKVVGSSVSINPLASLVALFGFGALWGVAGMLLAIPITGMLKVVCDSIPSLQPWGYLLGEEIETPKEKRLHLRFKRKAAEPPKPAPPR, encoded by the coding sequence ATGCCCGCCACCGATGCGCTCCTGCGGTATGTCCTGGTGCTGGCCGCCGTGGCGCTCAGCGTCACGGTGCTGCACTTCGGCCGCGACCTCCTCCTGCTGATCCTCGCCAGCGGACTCTTCGCCTTCCTGCTCCTCCCCTTCGCGCGGCGCATGGAGCGCGTGATGCCGCGCTGGGTGGCGGCGCTGCTGGCCACCATCACCCTGCTGGCCGTGGTGCTCGGCGTCTTCTTCGTCATCGGCTGGCAGCTGGCCCGCTTCGGGCAGGAGCTGCCCGCACTGCAGGAGCGCTTCGCCGCCAAGGGCGACCAGCTGCTGGGGTGGATCGAGGCGCGCACCGAACTCGACCGGCGCGAGCAGATCGCCTGGTTCAATGCCCACGTGAGCGAATTCGCCAACTGGGGAGGCAAGGCGGCCCTCTCGCTCTTCTCCGGCACGGGCGCGGTGCTCACCGTGGTGGCCCCCATCCCCTTCTTCGTCTTCCTGCTGCTGCTGCTCAAGGACCGCTTCCGCACCTTCTTCCTGCGGCTCGGCACCACGCGCGAGGGCGCGGTGCTCGACGTGATGGTGCGCATCAGCGGCCTCTCGCGCAAGTACCTCGGCGGCGTGCTCACCGTGGCGGCCATCTTCGGCGCGCTGTGCTCGCTCGGCTTCCTCGCCATCGGCCTCAAGTACGCCGTGCTCCTCGGCTTCCTCCTGGCCATCCTCAACGTGGTGCCCTACGTGGGGGCGCTCGCGGGCAGCCTGCTGCCGGTCTTCGTGGCGCTCGTGACCCGCGATAGCGCGCTGCATGCCGCCTCGGCGCTGGCCGTGGTGCTGGTGGTGCAGTTCCTCGACAACAACGTGATCACCCCCAAGGTGGTGGGCAGCAGCGTGAGCATCAACCCGCTCGCCAGCCTGGTGGCCCTCTTCGGCTTCGGCGCGCTCTGGGGCGTGGCGGGCATGCTGCTGGCCATCCCCATCACCGGCATGCTGAAGGTGGTGTGCGACAGCATCCCCTCGCTGCAGCCCTGGGGCTACCTGCTGGGCGAGGAGATCGAGACGCCCAAGGAGAAGCGGCTGCACCTGCGGTTCAAGCGGAAGGCGGCCGAGCCGCCGAAGCCCGCGCCGCCGCGCTAG
- a CDS encoding YtxH domain-containing protein has product MDHQRGSGLLAFLGGAAVGAVVGLLLAPRSGKETRERIVKRAEDARDDLDELIDKAREEWGKARGRAASTATLTKEEVNDLIRFLFEEGKDLAGRIRDDVKTSTDATAERVRHAADHIRHGAN; this is encoded by the coding sequence ATGGACCATCAACGTGGATCGGGGCTGCTGGCCTTCCTGGGAGGCGCGGCCGTAGGTGCTGTCGTGGGGCTTCTCCTGGCCCCGCGCAGCGGCAAGGAAACGCGCGAACGGATCGTGAAGCGCGCCGAGGATGCACGCGACGACCTGGACGAGCTGATCGATAAGGCCCGTGAGGAGTGGGGCAAGGCGCGCGGACGCGCTGCCAGCACCGCCACCCTGACCAAGGAGGAGGTGAACGACCTCATCCGCTTCCTCTTCGAGGAGGGCAAGGACCTGGCCGGGCGCATCCGCGATGACGTGAAGACCTCGACAGACGCCACGGCCGAGCGCGTGCGCCATGCGGCCGATCACATCCGGCATGGGGCCAACTGA
- a CDS encoding cyanophycinase translates to MTPKGKLIAIGGNEDKGQEPEGGHNTKVYTHSFIEEGILRRVVDEIGGPQKRIAVITSASSIPEEVGENYIAAFGRLGATNIDVLDIRERSDVKPDMIKRLAKADGVMMSGGNQLRLTTIFGGTAFLRLMQRRYHEEAGFVIAGTSAGAMCMSSTMIYQGHSSSGLIKGGVKMTTGAALIHDVIIDSHFVERGRFSRLTQAVAANPSAIGIGLGEDTGVVITGADMLETVGSGQVMIFDGHDITYSDYADVGEGEPFSIEGMKVHIISKGYCYSVKRRQFTGVRVGLKG, encoded by the coding sequence ATGACACCCAAGGGAAAGCTCATCGCCATCGGCGGCAACGAGGACAAGGGCCAGGAACCGGAGGGCGGCCACAACACCAAGGTCTACACCCACAGCTTCATCGAGGAGGGCATCCTGCGGCGCGTGGTGGACGAGATCGGGGGGCCGCAGAAGCGGATCGCGGTGATCACCAGCGCCAGCAGCATCCCCGAAGAGGTGGGGGAGAACTACATCGCCGCCTTCGGCCGGCTGGGCGCCACCAACATCGATGTGCTCGACATCCGGGAGCGCAGCGATGTGAAGCCCGACATGATCAAGCGGCTGGCCAAGGCCGATGGCGTGATGATGAGCGGCGGCAACCAGCTGCGCCTCACCACCATCTTCGGCGGCACGGCCTTCCTGCGGCTCATGCAGCGCCGCTACCACGAGGAGGCGGGTTTCGTGATCGCCGGCACCAGCGCGGGCGCCATGTGCATGAGCAGCACCATGATCTACCAGGGCCACAGCAGCAGCGGCCTCATCAAGGGCGGGGTGAAGATGACCACCGGGGCGGCCCTCATCCACGACGTGATCATCGACAGCCATTTCGTGGAGCGCGGTCGTTTCAGCCGCCTCACCCAGGCCGTGGCCGCCAACCCCTCGGCCATCGGCATCGGCCTGGGCGAGGACACCGGCGTGGTGATCACCGGCGCCGACATGCTGGAGACCGTCGGCAGCGGCCAGGTGATGATCTTCGATGGCCACGACATCACCTACAGCGACTACGCCGACGTGGGCGAGGGCGAGCCCTTCAGCATCGAGGGCATGAAGGTGCACATCATCAGCAAGGGCTACTGCTACAGCGTGAAGCGCCGGCAGTTCACCGGCGTGCGGGTGGGCCTGAAAGGGTGA